In the Solibacillus sp. FSL K6-1523 genome, one interval contains:
- a CDS encoding glycosyltransferase family 2 protein, which yields MIRLMIQLSIIIPAYNAEKYLNNLLQSLIEIPKDFCEIIIVNDGSKDLTGEIGQSFAMEHRNVIVLNQENKGVSSARNYGIRMAKGKYISFCDVDDEIDITRFFNFFDEVNYNEADYYITGYQERNYKIDKINEIQVTGEGLYKMQRFMDIFFLNLQKNLISYPVNKMFLKSIITENSIYFDESLNFAEDLHFNLEYLKYVQTVWVSNENFYIYHKHRNEMSLSSNYSMHFWESRRLVYDKMNDILTRFNNLSDLKKLQNTYAANVLIYTTRQIVCNKKTSKKEKLVQLASIVNDIYLSKFINDTMNLSKGQSFLIFLIKQKRVKGIYLFWHLFELKDKLTYISSKFKTSK from the coding sequence GTGATTCGTTTAATGATACAGCTTAGTATTATTATCCCGGCTTATAATGCAGAAAAATATTTAAATAATTTATTGCAAAGTTTGATTGAAATTCCAAAAGATTTTTGTGAAATAATAATTGTAAATGATGGTTCCAAAGATTTAACGGGTGAAATTGGCCAATCATTTGCTATGGAGCATAGAAACGTAATTGTCCTAAATCAAGAAAATAAAGGGGTTTCTAGCGCAAGGAATTATGGAATTCGTATGGCAAAAGGTAAATACATTTCATTTTGTGATGTCGATGATGAGATTGATATAACACGATTTTTCAATTTCTTTGATGAAGTAAATTATAACGAGGCAGATTATTATATAACAGGATATCAAGAGAGAAATTATAAAATAGATAAAATAAATGAAATACAAGTAACAGGTGAAGGGTTATATAAAATGCAGAGATTTATGGATATATTCTTTTTAAATTTGCAAAAGAACCTGATTAGTTACCCTGTTAATAAGATGTTTTTAAAATCAATCATTACGGAAAATAGTATTTATTTTGACGAGAGTCTTAATTTTGCGGAGGACCTCCATTTTAATTTGGAGTATTTAAAATATGTACAGACTGTTTGGGTAAGTAATGAGAACTTCTATATTTATCATAAACATAGAAATGAAATGTCTTTAAGTAGTAATTACTCCATGCATTTTTGGGAATCTAGAAGGCTTGTTTATGATAAAATGAATGATATACTAACACGTTTCAATAACTTGTCTGATTTGAAAAAGCTACAAAATACTTATGCAGCAAATGTATTGATTTATACTACGAGACAAATTGTCTGTAATAAAAAGACAAGTAAAAAAGAAAAGTTAGTACAATTAGCTAGTATTGTGAATGATATTTACTTGTCTAAATTTATTAATGACACTATGAATTTAAGTAAGGGACAATCTTTTCTTATATTTTTAATCAAACAAAAAAGAGTAAAAGGCATCTATCTATTTTGGCATCTTTTTGAACTAAAAGATAAGCTAACTTATATTTCAAGCAAATTTAAAACGAGCAAATGA
- a CDS encoding LicD family protein has protein sequence MENKQVQEVQQHCLLILKEIKRICDKNEIKYFLVGGSALGAYRHKGFIPWDDDIDIAIYRSQYQYFLDVCKEELSSKFFLQNFGDNQDFIFPFAKIRLNNTAYVDKDLAHLAIHHGLYIDVFPIDNIPENRLLQSIQKNGLKLCNAIRMAKLGLKSPSAIKNIILGMFKLTIPKQLLPSLYTFFMEMASSKETFKCGNVVGAYIYEKEAMPKSYFGKGQMMKFEQMECRVPENIKLFLAHVYGPSYMTLPPIDQRKTHNPVVVSFSENYEELEKIS, from the coding sequence ATGGAAAATAAGCAAGTACAAGAAGTACAGCAACATTGTTTACTTATATTAAAAGAAATTAAGCGAATTTGTGATAAAAATGAAATTAAGTATTTTCTCGTAGGTGGATCTGCATTAGGTGCATATCGCCATAAGGGCTTTATTCCATGGGATGATGATATTGATATCGCGATATATAGAAGCCAATACCAATACTTTTTAGACGTTTGTAAGGAAGAATTAAGTTCAAAGTTCTTCTTGCAAAATTTCGGTGACAATCAAGACTTTATTTTTCCTTTCGCTAAAATAAGGTTAAATAATACTGCCTATGTTGATAAAGATTTGGCGCATCTAGCTATTCATCATGGACTTTATATAGATGTTTTTCCAATTGATAATATTCCAGAAAATCGGTTACTACAAAGCATCCAAAAAAATGGGTTGAAATTATGTAATGCGATTAGAATGGCAAAATTGGGATTAAAAAGCCCCTCAGCAATTAAAAATATTATTTTAGGAATGTTTAAGCTTACAATTCCTAAACAGCTCCTTCCAAGTTTATATACATTTTTTATGGAAATGGCTTCATCAAAGGAAACGTTTAAATGTGGAAATGTTGTAGGGGCTTATATTTATGAAAAAGAAGCTATGCCCAAAAGTTATTTTGGAAAAGGGCAGATGATGAAGTTCGAACAAATGGAATGCAGGGTTCCGGAAAACATTAAGTTATTTTTAGCGCATGTGTATGGACCATCTTATATGACTTTGCCACCAATCGATCAACGGAAAACGCATAATCCAGTTGTCGTTAGCTTCTCAGAAAATTATGAGGAATTGGAGAAAATAAGTTGA
- a CDS encoding glycosyltransferase, which yields MKILHIIPTLGIGGAEKLLVDLLHNSQHENAKSDVAVLSNYDNVYEDDIKDNCNAYFTSNSPSVYHMKNILFIKRLLKAGTYDLVHCHLYAAQLFTPIAKIIGNSKIPLVTTEHSTNNRRRNIKFFKPIDTMMYRHYEKIICISQGTKDEMDSYLPNLAKKSYIIQNGINLNKFKDAEPVNWYQELTSYNGEKIILMVASFRHQKDPYTLIRAAKLLDTSYKVVFVGEGELLGDAITFAKYEKVSNVEFLGKRKDIPELMKAAHLFVLSSKWEGFGLVVVEAVASGLDVIGSDVSGLRDVVQDLCGQVFAPGDERELAQKINNVDFMKKLIPQELEKYDIANTVVSYIQLYKDILEKKKD from the coding sequence TTGAAAATCCTTCACATTATCCCGACACTTGGCATAGGCGGGGCTGAAAAACTATTAGTAGATTTACTACATAATTCACAGCATGAGAATGCGAAGAGTGACGTAGCCGTATTATCCAATTATGATAATGTTTATGAAGACGATATAAAAGATAATTGTAACGCGTATTTTACTAGTAATAGTCCTTCAGTCTACCATATGAAAAATATTTTATTTATAAAAAGGCTATTAAAAGCAGGTACATATGATTTGGTACATTGTCATCTTTATGCAGCGCAGTTGTTCACACCAATTGCTAAAATAATAGGAAACAGTAAAATCCCATTAGTAACGACCGAGCATAGCACAAATAATCGCCGTAGAAATATAAAGTTTTTTAAACCTATAGATACAATGATGTATCGACATTATGAAAAGATTATTTGTATTAGCCAAGGTACAAAGGATGAAATGGACTCTTATTTACCTAATTTAGCTAAAAAATCATATATTATTCAAAATGGGATAAATCTAAATAAATTTAAAGATGCGGAGCCGGTAAATTGGTATCAGGAGTTAACCAGTTATAACGGAGAAAAAATTATACTAATGGTAGCAAGTTTTCGTCATCAGAAAGATCCATATACCTTAATCCGCGCTGCTAAATTGCTAGATACTTCATACAAAGTTGTTTTTGTAGGAGAAGGAGAGTTATTGGGCGACGCAATAACTTTTGCAAAATATGAAAAAGTGAGTAATGTGGAGTTTTTAGGGAAAAGGAAGGATATACCTGAATTAATGAAAGCGGCACATCTATTTGTTCTTTCATCGAAGTGGGAGGGTTTTGGACTTGTTGTTGTTGAGGCGGTAGCAAGTGGTCTAGATGTTATTGGTTCAGATGTTTCAGGATTAAGGGATGTTGTTCAAGATTTATGTGGACAAGTGTTTGCTCCTGGTGACGAACGAGAACTCGCACAAAAAATCAATAATGTTGACTTCATGAAAAAACTAATTCCTCAAGAACTTGAAAAATACGATATTGCAAATACGGTAGTTTCCTATATACAGTTATATAAAGACATTTTAGAAAAAAAGAAGGATTAA
- a CDS encoding glycosyltransferase family 4 protein, protein MKIIFIASVYRHLASFHIPYIQYFQSQGYEVWVAGTGSEDREKLQQLNVKCVDIPFSRSPLSSQNILAFRALKRLFREEYFDLVHVHTPIAALLSRAAFRNVKHGKIVYTAHGFHFFGGAPKQNWLIYYTAEKIAAKWTDHLITINDEDFKNAQKLLPMDKVSYVHGVGVEFAMEDLTQLEKVEMRAQLGLPDDAVTISYIAEFNHNKNHQFLLRNWRQLKKANPNLELLLIGTGEIEYELQDFVAKEQLVGIHFLGYRHDVLKLLQISDIVTLLSHREGLPKSIMEAMAANIPCVVTNTRGLRDLIRTNENGFVVNHKDDQALMTAFTKLAQSEQLREQMGKRAKQLVEPFVLDKVLLEYVTIYKKLLR, encoded by the coding sequence ATGAAAATAATTTTTATCGCCTCTGTATACAGACATTTGGCTTCATTCCATATCCCATATATACAGTATTTTCAATCACAAGGATATGAAGTTTGGGTAGCAGGTACTGGTAGTGAAGATAGGGAGAAATTGCAACAACTGAATGTAAAATGTGTAGATATTCCATTTTCAAGAAGTCCGCTTAGTTCACAAAATATTTTAGCTTTCCGAGCGCTCAAAAGGCTTTTTCGAGAAGAATATTTTGATTTAGTTCATGTGCATACACCTATAGCGGCTTTACTATCAAGAGCGGCTTTTCGAAATGTAAAGCATGGGAAAATTGTTTATACAGCTCACGGTTTTCACTTTTTTGGAGGAGCGCCAAAGCAAAATTGGCTTATCTATTATACAGCAGAAAAAATAGCGGCAAAATGGACGGATCATTTAATTACGATAAATGACGAAGATTTTAAAAATGCCCAAAAATTATTGCCGATGGATAAGGTTTCGTATGTACATGGTGTTGGCGTAGAATTTGCTATGGAGGATTTAACGCAATTAGAAAAGGTTGAAATGAGGGCACAGCTTGGGTTACCAGACGACGCGGTTACTATTTCATATATCGCGGAATTCAATCACAATAAGAATCACCAATTCTTACTTCGAAATTGGAGACAATTAAAAAAAGCAAATCCAAATTTAGAGCTATTATTAATTGGTACTGGTGAAATTGAATATGAATTACAGGATTTTGTAGCAAAAGAGCAGCTAGTAGGTATTCACTTTTTAGGCTATAGACACGATGTTCTGAAACTGCTTCAAATATCTGATATCGTCACATTGCTTTCTCATCGCGAGGGGCTACCTAAAAGTATTATGGAAGCGATGGCTGCAAATATACCTTGTGTCGTAACGAATACAAGGGGGCTAAGAGATTTAATTCGTACAAATGAAAACGGTTTTGTTGTGAATCATAAGGATGATCAAGCTCTTATGACTGCCTTTACTAAACTAGCGCAATCCGAGCAGTTAAGGGAGCAAATGGGGAAACGGGCGAAACAGTTAGTGGAACCGTTTGTATTAGATAAGGTTTTACTGGAATATGTAACAATTTATAAGAAGTTGCTGAGGTAG
- the galE gene encoding UDP-glucose 4-epimerase GalE, with protein MTILVTGGLGFIGSHTVVELIEQGEDCLIIDNLSKSTIDVLDRIETIVQKKIPFIKLDLLDLDTLRMVFKEHEITSVIHFAGFKAVGESVSNPLMYYRNNLMSTLNLLEVMKEFEVKKLVFSSSATVYGDLHTPPLKEDLSLYAPNPYGRTKLMLEEILQDIALAETGWSITLMRYFNPIGAHKSGLLGEMPFGVPNNLMPYILKVASGETSVLQVFGGDYDTKDGSCIRDFIHVMDLAKGHVKALNYMMKHEGCEAFNLGSGIGYSVFDLIRTFEDVNNVKLPFDIVSRRKGDIVASIADVSKAKMLLGWDAQYDLEDMCYDAWKWYENALPSRLEE; from the coding sequence ATGACGATTCTAGTTACAGGTGGCCTAGGCTTTATAGGTAGCCATACAGTAGTTGAATTAATCGAACAAGGGGAAGATTGTTTAATCATTGATAATTTATCAAAATCTACTATTGATGTATTAGATCGAATCGAAACGATTGTTCAAAAGAAAATTCCATTTATAAAATTAGATTTGCTAGATTTAGATACATTGCGAATGGTTTTTAAGGAACACGAGATCACCTCAGTCATTCATTTTGCAGGTTTTAAGGCGGTTGGTGAATCTGTAAGTAATCCACTCATGTACTATCGAAACAATTTAATGAGCACGCTCAACTTACTTGAAGTTATGAAAGAGTTTGAAGTAAAAAAATTAGTCTTTAGTTCTTCAGCAACGGTTTATGGCGACTTGCATACCCCGCCATTAAAGGAAGATTTATCACTTTATGCACCGAATCCATATGGTCGGACAAAATTAATGCTTGAGGAGATATTACAGGATATTGCCTTAGCGGAAACTGGATGGAGTATCACACTTATGCGTTACTTTAATCCAATTGGTGCACATAAAAGTGGTTTGTTAGGTGAAATGCCGTTTGGCGTGCCGAATAATTTAATGCCTTATATTTTAAAAGTCGCAAGTGGAGAAACGTCTGTATTACAAGTGTTTGGTGGAGATTATGACACGAAAGATGGTAGTTGTATCCGAGATTTCATTCATGTGATGGATTTAGCGAAAGGACATGTAAAGGCGTTAAATTATATGATGAAACATGAAGGGTGCGAGGCGTTTAACCTTGGTTCGGGAATCGGTTATTCTGTTTTTGATTTGATTCGTACGTTTGAAGATGTAAATAATGTAAAGCTGCCATTTGATATTGTTTCACGCCGAAAAGGAGATATTGTTGCAAGTATTGCAGATGTGTCTAAGGCGAAAATGCTGCTAGGTTGGGATGCGCAGTATGATTTAGAGGATATGTGTTATGATGCCTGGAAATGGTATGAAAATGCTCTACCTAGTAGATTGGAAGAGTGA
- a CDS encoding NAD-dependent epimerase/dehydratase family protein codes for MKVIIIGKNGYIAKSLVTAFNNNPLIRETAAVSVRHGINDVDFKNYDVCIHTAALVHKKESHYQESDYFKVNTDLTIAIAKKAKDQGVKHFIFLSTMAVYGQERGEINQQSLLQPTTFYGKSKLAAEQALQAMQDAHFTVSIVRPPMIYGPNCPGNYALLRKVAKKTPIFPYVQNERSMLFIDHLCEFMNQLIRNKDAGIFHPQDGTFINTSQLVLAISKQNDSPIFFSKMGGALLKKRLSNVSIINKVFGNLTYAQNISQYNNNSYQKFNFNEAIESTEQQWKGGIK; via the coding sequence ATGAAGGTAATTATAATCGGAAAAAATGGTTATATAGCAAAAAGTTTAGTAACGGCATTTAATAATAATCCGCTAATTAGGGAAACAGCAGCGGTTAGTGTGCGCCATGGAATAAATGATGTTGATTTTAAAAATTATGATGTATGTATTCATACAGCTGCGTTAGTTCATAAAAAAGAAAGCCATTATCAAGAATCGGATTATTTTAAGGTGAATACAGATTTAACAATTGCAATTGCCAAAAAAGCGAAGGACCAAGGTGTAAAGCATTTTATTTTTCTAAGTACGATGGCTGTGTATGGACAAGAACGGGGAGAAATTAATCAACAGAGCTTGTTGCAGCCGACAACTTTTTATGGGAAATCCAAATTAGCTGCGGAACAAGCATTGCAAGCGATGCAAGATGCACATTTTACGGTATCCATTGTTCGACCGCCGATGATTTATGGACCGAATTGCCCGGGGAATTATGCATTACTTCGAAAAGTGGCGAAGAAAACGCCGATTTTCCCTTATGTTCAAAATGAACGTAGCATGTTATTTATTGATCATTTATGTGAATTTATGAATCAATTGATTAGGAATAAAGATGCCGGTATTTTCCATCCTCAAGACGGAACTTTTATTAATACATCGCAATTGGTGTTAGCAATATCTAAGCAAAATGACAGCCCTATTTTTTTTAGTAAGATGGGCGGGGCTTTATTAAAGAAAAGGCTTTCTAACGTCTCAATTATTAATAAAGTTTTTGGGAATTTGACATATGCGCAAAATATTTCGCAGTACAATAATAATTCGTATCAAAAATTCAATTTTAATGAAGCGATTGAAAGTACAGAACAACAATGGAAGGGGGGAATCAAATGA
- a CDS encoding sugar transferase, producing MKRLLDFLLSFIAIIIFSIPMLIVAIWIKVDSKGPVLFKQQRVGLNGELFEIYKFRSMYTETPNVSTEALGDPSVYITKVGKFIRKTSLDELPQLFNIFKGDMAVVGPRPALYNQYELIAMRDKVNVHAVRPGLTGYAQVMGRDFISDEEKVQYDLHYVENSGIGFDMKIIWMTFFSVLKSEGVKMK from the coding sequence ATGAAACGATTATTAGATTTTCTCCTTTCATTTATAGCGATTATTATTTTTTCGATACCTATGTTAATCGTTGCGATTTGGATAAAAGTTGACTCGAAAGGTCCCGTTCTTTTCAAACAACAGCGAGTTGGTTTGAATGGTGAATTGTTCGAGATTTATAAGTTTCGTTCTATGTATACGGAAACACCCAATGTTTCAACAGAAGCATTAGGAGATCCAAGTGTTTACATAACAAAAGTCGGGAAGTTTATACGTAAAACAAGCCTAGATGAGCTGCCACAACTTTTTAATATTTTTAAAGGTGATATGGCAGTTGTAGGACCCAGACCAGCACTTTATAATCAGTATGAATTGATTGCAATGCGCGATAAGGTAAATGTCCACGCTGTAAGACCAGGATTAACAGGGTATGCTCAAGTAATGGGACGTGATTTTATCTCTGATGAGGAAAAGGTGCAGTATGATTTGCATTATGTAGAAAATAGCGGTATTGGCTTTGATATGAAAATTATTTGGATGACGTTCTTCAGTGTATTAAAATCTGAAGGAGTTAAGATGAAATAA
- a CDS encoding phospho-sugar mutase: MMVGNELFHQWQEAALPGYLAEELESIVGDMAAIEDRFYQYVSFGTGGMRGVLGAGTNRMNIFMIRRVAEGLARYVASNGEKAKQRGVVIAYDTRHFSYEFACETACVLGAKGIKSYVYKEARPTPQLSFTVRELHAYAGVVITASHNPKQYNGFKVYGEDGAQLVPSGANAIIQHMNEIEEIFSIDVAEIEQLEQTNLLQWILTDLDEKFMAQLLTLKNNDAIDYNMKLVYTPLHGAGLVPVVEGLQQFGFKEVHLVTEQAVQDGAFPTVAYPNPEEAAAFFMAIELGKQVGADLLLATDPDADRLGVAVRNGDHYKLLTGNQLGALLLHYILKTKQDNGTLPTNGAMLKTIVTSELGTAIAADFGVETVDTLTGFKYIAEKIAEFEATGSHTYVFGYEESYGYLIETFARDKDAVQVALKVAEMAAYYATQQKTLLQALEELYEQFGYYQEALISKMFEGKDGQEQMKAILNDYRTNPPQAFAGIAVVRVEDYLTGIATMNDSTTELIQLSKENVLKFILEDGSWVTVRPSGTEPKCKFYVGVKQASLRSAERLINELKMAF, translated from the coding sequence ATGATGGTTGGGAATGAATTATTTCATCAGTGGCAGGAAGCGGCGTTACCAGGTTATTTAGCGGAGGAGTTGGAGTCAATTGTAGGAGATATGGCTGCAATTGAAGATCGATTTTACCAGTACGTATCTTTTGGCACAGGTGGCATGCGCGGTGTGCTAGGTGCTGGGACAAACCGCATGAATATTTTTATGATTCGTCGTGTTGCTGAGGGGTTAGCTCGTTATGTTGCATCGAATGGTGAAAAGGCGAAACAGCGCGGAGTTGTTATTGCTTATGATACACGCCATTTCTCTTATGAATTTGCTTGTGAAACTGCTTGCGTGCTTGGTGCGAAAGGTATTAAATCTTATGTATATAAAGAAGCACGTCCTACGCCGCAATTATCATTCACGGTGCGTGAGTTACATGCATATGCGGGTGTTGTCATTACCGCGAGTCATAATCCGAAACAGTATAATGGCTTTAAAGTGTATGGTGAGGACGGGGCACAGCTAGTTCCGTCTGGTGCCAATGCAATTATCCAGCATATGAATGAAATTGAAGAGATTTTTAGCATCGATGTGGCAGAAATAGAACAGCTAGAACAAACGAATTTACTGCAGTGGATTTTAACAGATTTAGATGAGAAGTTTATGGCGCAATTATTAACATTGAAAAATAATGATGCGATTGATTACAATATGAAGCTTGTGTATACACCGTTACATGGCGCGGGTTTAGTACCGGTTGTAGAAGGATTGCAGCAATTTGGCTTTAAAGAGGTGCATCTTGTAACAGAGCAAGCGGTACAAGATGGGGCATTCCCAACGGTTGCCTATCCAAATCCTGAGGAAGCAGCCGCGTTTTTTATGGCAATTGAACTCGGGAAGCAAGTGGGGGCCGATTTATTATTGGCAACAGATCCGGATGCTGATCGTTTAGGTGTTGCGGTTCGTAACGGTGATCACTATAAGCTGTTAACAGGCAATCAGTTAGGTGCGCTATTACTCCATTATATTTTAAAAACAAAGCAAGATAATGGCACGTTGCCAACGAACGGGGCGATGTTAAAGACGATTGTAACTTCAGAGCTAGGAACAGCTATTGCTGCGGATTTCGGTGTTGAAACAGTTGATACGTTAACTGGTTTCAAATATATTGCAGAAAAAATCGCGGAATTTGAAGCTACAGGATCTCACACATATGTATTCGGCTATGAGGAAAGCTATGGCTATTTAATCGAAACCTTTGCGCGTGATAAAGACGCGGTGCAAGTGGCTTTAAAAGTAGCGGAAATGGCAGCGTATTATGCGACGCAGCAAAAAACATTACTGCAAGCATTAGAAGAGTTATATGAGCAATTTGGTTACTATCAAGAAGCGTTAATTTCAAAAATGTTTGAGGGTAAAGATGGTCAGGAACAGATGAAGGCGATTTTAAATGATTATCGTACGAATCCACCGCAAGCATTTGCGGGTATTGCTGTAGTGCGTGTAGAGGATTATTTAACAGGAATTGCAACGATGAATGATAGTACGACAGAATTAATTCAGCTATCTAAGGAAAATGTTTTGAAGTTCATTTTAGAAGATGGCTCATGGGTGACCGTTCGTCCTTCTGGAACAGAGCCGAAATGTAAGTTTTATGTAGGGGTAAAACAAGCAAGTCTAAGGTCTGCCGAACGGTTAATTAATGAGCTGAAAATGGCGTTTTGA
- a CDS encoding SH3 domain-containing protein, which produces MKKLVMLVLALFVFSVSFVPQTLAEEIKYYTIVPEDGTLMTASADANGMKIMTLKQGTRVAFIRQEAGWTKIDYNGRLGWVKNETLTPFSQDLLPIYSTYYKKLDKTVDLIYALVADFTQDGVEDLYVVTDANPSKGQYVATIYSGEKVIYQKNLKDGLTILKNSTDYYLFHHAQKNAEKKYKLADLNDQAKADYYEVSGGKDSFQIATNTYLNSYYIVQSGNKKVEELTLTHEQVASKDYTGGKTTNDFGETVYQDSYSLSRDGKTTTLLEKEFDELFAHYEKAKGAKIIYSDDYQSASLAKGFSYKVERTKQEILNLALKVFSDKKQIEGIVGLDELKVKLAQSLLLEIPYDQAIQRNAATYVKSAEKGIVNGLPGYDGSFFTQSDVELKQEGMHYFERAPIDAVIYDFYGVKIDTEEFNNLASVDFRYLDEQTYEFPVEELEEQQKTYTYRQLIGIESLETGYEALQYVDYEMPIDVAVSESNENMLIAGDKLSEGYVLLKRLPFKSGVKWVYVDTVEYVDGLNVDQYKTYESTLDIVQKFVAEQQLAILEQESPVIAVAAEKERDIERELAKPQGPSILWGLLAAGMVLLIGAVSASFYIYRKKREHE; this is translated from the coding sequence ATGAAGAAATTAGTCATGCTCGTATTGGCGCTTTTTGTGTTTAGCGTTAGTTTTGTGCCGCAAACATTGGCTGAAGAAATAAAGTATTACACGATTGTTCCAGAGGATGGGACGCTTATGACGGCGAGTGCGGATGCGAATGGGATGAAAATCATGACGTTAAAGCAAGGGACGCGTGTAGCGTTCATTCGTCAAGAGGCAGGCTGGACGAAAATTGACTATAATGGACGGCTTGGTTGGGTGAAAAATGAAACATTAACACCATTTTCTCAAGATTTGTTGCCAATTTATTCGACGTATTATAAGAAGTTGGATAAAACGGTAGACCTTATTTATGCACTCGTAGCAGATTTTACGCAGGACGGGGTAGAGGATCTTTATGTTGTGACGGATGCGAACCCTTCAAAAGGTCAGTATGTCGCAACGATTTATAGTGGTGAGAAGGTTATTTATCAAAAGAATTTAAAGGATGGGCTAACCATTTTAAAAAATTCGACGGATTATTATTTATTTCATCATGCACAAAAGAACGCTGAGAAAAAATATAAGTTAGCGGACTTAAATGACCAAGCAAAAGCAGATTATTATGAAGTAAGCGGAGGGAAAGATTCTTTTCAAATTGCGACAAATACATATTTGAATTCCTATTATATTGTGCAGTCGGGTAATAAAAAAGTGGAAGAACTAACGCTAACGCATGAGCAAGTTGCCTCGAAAGATTATACGGGTGGCAAAACAACGAATGACTTTGGCGAAACGGTTTATCAGGATTCGTATTCTTTATCTCGTGACGGCAAAACGACTACTTTACTAGAAAAGGAATTTGATGAGTTATTTGCCCATTATGAAAAAGCTAAGGGTGCCAAAATTATTTATAGTGATGATTATCAATCGGCCTCATTAGCGAAGGGTTTTTCATATAAAGTAGAGCGTACGAAACAGGAAATTTTGAATTTAGCGTTAAAAGTATTTTCAGATAAAAAACAAATTGAGGGAATCGTAGGGTTGGATGAATTAAAGGTGAAATTAGCGCAGTCCCTTCTATTAGAAATCCCTTATGATCAGGCAATCCAACGCAATGCGGCGACATATGTGAAAAGTGCGGAAAAGGGTATTGTAAATGGATTACCTGGATATGATGGGAGCTTTTTTACCCAAAGTGACGTGGAGCTTAAGCAAGAAGGGATGCATTACTTTGAGCGGGCACCAATTGATGCGGTCATTTATGATTTCTACGGTGTGAAAATTGATACGGAGGAATTCAATAATTTGGCATCTGTTGATTTTCGTTATTTAGATGAGCAAACGTATGAATTTCCGGTTGAAGAGTTGGAAGAACAACAAAAAACGTACACGTATCGTCAGCTTATCGGCATTGAATCGTTAGAAACAGGCTATGAGGCGTTGCAATACGTGGATTATGAAATGCCGATTGATGTTGCTGTTTCTGAATCGAATGAAAACATGTTAATTGCTGGGGATAAACTAAGTGAAGGGTATGTTCTTTTGAAGCGCCTGCCATTTAAATCGGGTGTGAAATGGGTGTATGTTGATACGGTGGAGTATGTTGATGGGTTGAATGTGGATCAGTATAAAACATATGAAAGTACATTGGATATAGTGCAAAAGTTTGTAGCTGAGCAGCAATTAGCAATATTGGAACAAGAGTCACCTGTTATAGCAGTAGCTGCGGAAAAAGAGCGTGACATAGAGCGAGAGTTAGCCAAGCCACAAGGACCATCTATTTTATGGGGATTATTAGCGGCTGGAATGGTTTTACTCATTGGAGCTGTTTCAGCAAGTTTCTATATATATCGTAAAAAGCGTGAGCATGAATAA